DNA from Paraburkholderia sp. PGU19:
GCTCCCATGTGTAGGCGCGCGGATCGATCACTTCGCTCGGGCCGTGCACATCCTGCGGCTGGAAGCGCGACGCGGGGTCGGGAATCAGCAGCGCGCCGTCGAGCTTGTAGCGATACAGCGTGCCCGCGCCGCAACCGATTTCTGTCTCGAACCAGCCATTGCCCGTCGCGCTCATGTCGTGCGTGCCGGACCCATCGCCGTTTTCGACGACGACCTGCACCTTCGCGCACGACGGCGCCCACAAGCGAAAGCGCGTGCGTTGCTTCGCGCTCGCCGCGCCGAGCAGCTGCGCGCCGAACGGCAGGCAGTGCGCGTGATGATGCGCGTGAGGGTCGATAGGACGTTCATGCATGATTGTCACCATTCGTCGGCATGTTGATACGCACACTCATTGCAGACCTTCCGGCATGGGCTTTCTGTCGATACTCGGGCGCACGCGCCGTCAACCGGACTGCTCCGTGTCGGGCATCGACGTGCCCGGGTCCGGCGGCAACGCGGTCAACAAACGCGGTCCGTACTGGGCGCCCGCGCGCCAGCTTGCCTGCCAGTCCGCGTCGCCCGTCGGCTGCGCCGCGAGCACCACCATGCTGTGCGCGGGCACTTCCAGGTCGGGCGTCGCGAGCGGCGCGGGCGGCGCCTCAGGGTTCGCCGTATCCAGCAGCACATGCCATTCCAGGTGCGGTGGCGGAGGCATGAAGCGCAACGCCGCTGCCGATGCGTTCAACATCATCAACAATACTTCCGTTTCTCCATTCAGGCCTGCGCCCGCGCGCCGCAGCGTGAACGCGCGGCCCTCGGGGTCCTGCCAGGCTTCGATGGTCAGCGCTTCGCCGTTTTCGTCGAACCAGCCGACGTCGTAGAGACCCGGCAAGACTTCACGGTCGCCGAACAGGAAGCGGTTTTCGCGCAGCAGCGGATGCTGTTTTCGCAACGCGATGATGCGCGCGAAGAACATAGTCATTTTGCGCCCGTGTGGGAGCGCGGCACGTTCCCAATCTATCCAGGAAATTTCGTTATCCTGGCAATACGCATTGTTGTTGCCGCGCTGGGTGCGGCCCATTTCGTCGCCGGCGAGCATCATCGGCGTGCCGAGCGCGATGAACAGCGTGGCGATCAGCGAACGCGAGACACGCTCGCGCGCCTCGGCGATAGCGGGCTCGTCGGTCGGGCCTTCGACGCCCCAGTTCGAACTGTAATTTTCGTTGTGGCCGTCGTTGTTGTTCTCGCCGTTGATCTCGTTGTGTTTCTGCGAGTACGCGACGAGATCGGACAGCGTGTAGCCGTCGTGCGACGTCACGAAGTTGATCGAAGCCGTCGGCTTGCGAAAGCGCCGGTTGAACAGATCCGCCGATCCCGTCAGCCGCGCGGCGAGATCGGGCCGCATGCCGGCGTCGCCGCGCCAGAAGCGGCGCACGGAATCGCGGAAACGGTCGTTCCATTCGCTGACGCCGGGCGGATGATTGCCGAGCTGATAGCCACCTGGGCCGATGTCCCACGGCTCTGAAATCAGCTTGCGTTGCGACAGGATGGGATCTTGCCGTAGCGCGTCGAAGAAACCCGAGCCGGGATCGAAACCCGAATGCTCGCGCCCGAGCGTGACGCCGAGATCGAAACGAAAGCCGTCGATATTGAAAGCAGTCGACCAGTAGCGCAGCGAATCCATCACCATTTGCAGCACGCGCGGGTGGGGCATGTTGAGCGTGTTGCCACAGCCGGTGTCGTTGATGTGATGGCGTTCATCGCCTGGAATGAGGCGGTAATAGCTGGCGTTGTCGAGTCCGCGCCACGACACGGTGGGGCCCATCTCATTGCCTTCGCACGTGTGGTTGTAGACGACATCGAGTATTACCTCGATTCCCGCCGCGTGCAGTTGACGGACGGCGATGCGCATTTCATCGAGCCGGTGTGCCGTCAGATATGACGGTTCTGGCGCGAAGAACGCGGCCGTGTTGTAGCCCCAGTAGTTGCGCAGTCCGCGCTCGACGAGAAAGCGGTCGTTGAGGAATGCGTGGACGGGGAGCAGTTCGACGGCGGTGACGCCGAGTTTTTGCAGATGCTCGATGAATTCCGGCGATGCGAGTGCGGCGAACGAGCCGCGTTCGGGTGTGCGGAGGTCTTTGCGTAGCATCGACGCGCCGCGCACGTGGGTTTCGTAGATGACGGTTTCGTTCCACGGGACGTTGGGGCGGGTGTCGTGGGACCAGTCGAAGGCTTCGTCGACGACCACGCACTTGGGCATGGCTGGCGCCGAGTCTCTTCTGTCGATGGAGAGGTCCATTCTGTTCGAGTGCACACGGTAGCTGAACAATGCGTCCGACCATCGGAACTGGCCGATGAGTTTTCGTGCGTAGGGGTCGAGCAATAGTTTGTGCGGGTTGAAACGGTGCCCGTGCTGCGGTTGGTATGGGCCGTGGGCCCGGAATGCGTAGACCGTGCCTGGGTGCGCGTGTGGCAGGTAGCCGTGCCATACCTCGTCTGTGCATTCGGGCAGCGTGTAACGCTTCAGTTCTTTTCTGCCTGTTGGCTCGAAGAGGCAAAGCTCAATTCTTTGCGCGTTCGCGGAGAAGACGGCGAAGTTCACGCCTAAGCCGTCCCAGGTTGAGCCTAATGGGTACGGGGCGCCCGGGAGTAGTCTGTCTGGTAGTACGTGCGGCATGGCAAGTGTTCCCGTTGTTGTTGGTTTTGGTTTTGCTCCTGCGGTTGCATCCGCCTTATGCCTCTGCGGTGGCATCCGCGATTCGTTAGCGTGCTTCAAGCGTCGCCCCTGTGCGGGGCGGCACCTACTTTTCTTTGCCGCCGCGCCGCCGCAAAGAAAAGTAGGCAAAAGAAAGCGGCTAACACCGCCAACATTTCTTGTTGCCTGAGGGCCCCCAACCGGTCCCTCACTTCACACGGCAACCTGCTTGTTCCGCGTTCGTTGCCAATGCTCCAAGCCAGCGCATCACCCACTTCACACACCCGCGTCGCACCACGCCGTGCCAGCTATTCCACCGCCGCCCAGGTGGCAAACTGTGTGTAGGCCCAGGTGCTCCGCACGCCTCACTTCGAACCGATAGGGCACGCGTCCCACCCCGTAAGAGCGCCGAGTTATACGCCGCGACAACCTACACACAGTTTGCCACCTGGGCGGCACATACCATTCGCTGCCGCTTGGCCGTGCAAATGCATTCGAAGCGGGTGATGCGTTTATTCAAAGCGTTGGCAGCACGCGCCAACAGAGCCGTTGCCGTGTGAATCGTAGGACCCTTTGGGGGCCCTCAGGCAATGAGAAATGTTGGCGGTGTTAGCCGCTTTCTTTTGCCTACTTTTCTTTGCGGCGGCAAAGAAAAGTAGGTGCCGCCCCGCACAGGGGCGACGCGTGAAGCTAGATAACAATTCGCGGATGCCAGCGCAAAGTTCAAAACACCGAACGGCGACGCCTGAACCACGAAGGCAAAACGCGGATGCCAGCGCAAAGTCCAAAACACCAACCCCAAAACCCCAAACCCACCCCACCAGCCTCGCAGAGAAACAAAACCCCAACCCCTAATCTGCCCGAAGCACGACAGTCCCAAGCGGCGGCAGCACCAACGAGGCCGACTGCGGCCGCCCATGCGCCGCGACGTCATCTGTATAGATGACACCACCATTTCCAACATTCGACCCACCATAAACCCCAGCATCGGAATTCAAAACCTCAACCCACCGACCCGCCCGGGGCATCCCAATCCGATATCCATGCCGGGGCACCGGCGTAAAGTTGCAAACCGTAATCACCTCACGCCCCGCGCCATCCATGCGCCGCCAGGCAAAAACCGAATTCGCGCTATCGTCACCGATGACCCACTCAAACCCACCCGGCTCAGTATCGAGCCGATGCAACGCAGGCTCCTCGCGATAAAGCCGGTTCAAATCCCGCACAAGCCGCTGCACCCCATGGTGCAATTCATCATCGAGAAGATGCCAATGCGGCGACCCATCGTGATCGAACTCGGCCATCTGCCCAAACTCGCCGCCCATGAACATCAGCTTCTTGCCCGGATGGGCCCACATAAACGCAAAGTACGCGCGCAGATTCGCAAACTTCTGCCAGCGGTCGCCCGGCATCTTGCCCAGCAGCGATCCCTTGCCATGCACGACCTCGTCGTGCGAAAGCGGCAGCACGAACTTCTCGGAATACGCATACACCATCGCGAACGTCATGTTGTGGTGATGCCATCGACGGTTAATCGGGTCCTCTTCCACGTAGTGCAACGTATCGTGCATCCACCCCATGTT
Protein-coding regions in this window:
- the glgX gene encoding glycogen debranching protein GlgX gives rise to the protein MPHVLPDRLLPGAPYPLGSTWDGLGVNFAVFSANAQRIELCLFEPTGRKELKRYTLPECTDEVWHGYLPHAHPGTVYAFRAHGPYQPQHGHRFNPHKLLLDPYARKLIGQFRWSDALFSYRVHSNRMDLSIDRRDSAPAMPKCVVVDEAFDWSHDTRPNVPWNETVIYETHVRGASMLRKDLRTPERGSFAALASPEFIEHLQKLGVTAVELLPVHAFLNDRFLVERGLRNYWGYNTAAFFAPEPSYLTAHRLDEMRIAVRQLHAAGIEVILDVVYNHTCEGNEMGPTVSWRGLDNASYYRLIPGDERHHINDTGCGNTLNMPHPRVLQMVMDSLRYWSTAFNIDGFRFDLGVTLGREHSGFDPGSGFFDALRQDPILSQRKLISEPWDIGPGGYQLGNHPPGVSEWNDRFRDSVRRFWRGDAGMRPDLAARLTGSADLFNRRFRKPTASINFVTSHDGYTLSDLVAYSQKHNEINGENNNDGHNENYSSNWGVEGPTDEPAIAEARERVSRSLIATLFIALGTPMMLAGDEMGRTQRGNNNAYCQDNEISWIDWERAALPHGRKMTMFFARIIALRKQHPLLRENRFLFGDREVLPGLYDVGWFDENGEALTIEAWQDPEGRAFTLRRAGAGLNGETEVLLMMLNASAAALRFMPPPPHLEWHVLLDTANPEAPPAPLATPDLEVPAHSMVVLAAQPTGDADWQASWRAGAQYGPRLLTALPPDPGTSMPDTEQSG